The nucleotide window gtttctctgtagaaCTCTGATTAATAACacactgcaggggtgcctgggtggctcagtcagtgaagcatctgacttcttcagctcaggtcacggtcttgagGTTTcaaagtttgagccctgcatcaggctctgtgctgacagctccgagtctggagcctgttttggattctgtgtctctttccctcttcccctctctgctccagtctctctctctctcaaaaattagccttaaaaattttttaaaagtagctcactttatattttactatttatgcCCGTTTCACAGACGACAAAGTTGAGGTTCAGAGGCATCGAGTGCTGTGCACAAGGGTAGACGCTTGATGCGTGTGGAGCCGAGATTCCGGGCTAGGTCTTCCTGAGCCACAGCACAACGCTGTTTCTCATGCACGAACATGCACGAACATGGCACGAACCATTTACTATAAAGTATCTCTCGCTTTTAAGACGCACCAGCGACGTTGGGCTCTTACGCCACGTGAAGATCATCAGCACGCGCACACCTTTTGGTCTAGGTGGTGTGCACAAAGGTCCGTTAGCAGAGAAGCCCGGTCACCAGGAAGCTTCCTGCTGCACGTGTACTTGCCCGACACGCTTAGCTCCTATATATCAAATTATCTCCTTTACCGCCATCGTTCCCAAAGACGTCTTGCGGTAGCCACACCATTTCCGTCTGCCATCAACCGCAAGATCTTTAGGAACGGGAGGGGGAACCAAAGGGACGACCGTCGAAAGTGCACGGTTTTGCCGAAAATACGATTACACCCCCTCCTTCTACACATGCAAccgaaaggaagagacagaagcagCACATGTGGATGAAATTAagacagggaaaaacaaacagcACACGCGGGGGCCCCGGACCTCCCGATGTCTTTGGCCGTGGGCTAAAGTCCCCCACTGAGGGCAAAACTTCAAAAGCAGCCTCAACCTGGCCCGTTTCCCTAGGAAAAGCCGGCAGCAAATATTGACCCCAGGATCAATGGTTTCTGTCGAAGCCGCAGCAGGCAggccagagaggcagggggagcagCGGGCAGGCCGCGAGAGCAGGCCAGGTCACACGTGATCAGGAGCCAGTCGTCCAACGCCGAGAAACGATCTCGCTGCCTCTGAACTAAAAGCACTCGTCCCCGAACCGAGAAGATGGAGACGAAGATGCCAATTCTTCTGGTTCTTGGAGTGAACTTCCTGTCTTGTGCAGGTAAGCAACTCAGCGCCACGGCCCCCTGCCCTCCATGCTGCAGGTGCCGTCCTGGcccgggggcaggggcgggggcgggggggttggggTTCTTGTCTCACCGTGTCCCCCGCGTCCACTCGCGTGCAGGTTTCCCGGTGTATGACTACGACCCGTCCTCCTTGCGGGAAGCCCTCAGCGCGTCCGTGGCCAAAGTCAACGCCCAGTCCTTGAGTCCGTACCTGTTTCGAGCCTTCAGGGGCTCAATTAAAAGGGTaagtgcgggggaggggggcgcctgggtggctcagtggattaagtggccgacttcggctcaggtcatgatctcgcgggttcgtgagttcgagccccgcgcctggctccgtgccgacagctcgaGCCCGGAgatgcttccgagtctgtgtctccctctctctccgcccctccccccgcttgcgctctgcgtctctctctcaaaaataaataagcatcaaaaaaacattaaaacaaaaaagggtgAGTGCGCACTCCATCTTCTTGATTCCTTTTTCTactgctttctgttctgtttttttttttttttcctttcgtcTGTTGGGTGCCCTTGaaaattttttccagtttataaAGATAATAGCTAGTCCtcttttcagactttttaaaaaaattatttatttatttatttatttatttatttgttaattttgatgaGAAAGCATTTAATTACCGTTCTTGTCATAAGACCCTCAAAGCCACTTCGGATGCCAgattcttctgtccctccctcctctggcctGGCTTCCTCCTTCCAGATGTTGCCCTTTGTGTATCCTGCTTCTGTGTccccgttccccccccccccacccccacccccggttcCTCTTGAGCAGTTCTCTATGAGGAACTGCTCCTTTATTAGAAATGAGGTTTATTTTCGATTTCGGAGGTCCCCCTCCTCGCCCTCAGAGGAAATAAATTCTGGCTTGTTAGCCAAAGAAGTCCCACCTTCCTTTGTCAATTTGCTAATGGTCTGTTCCCTGTTAGCTTCGGGAAATGGGGAAAACATGAACTTTCTTGGGCTTCCGATGACTCAGTCTGTGATCGGccaagaaagaaacacagaaagacgTTTCAAAGCCTGGACAGCaagtcccctgcccctcccccatccccaggggACTTCATGACCTACTTTTTATggtcctgggccctgggcccggTTGGAACAGAAGTGCCCCCAGGGCAGTGGGTGctaaggtgggaggagggggagggtctgTGGAGTGGCAGGTCGCAAGACTGAGAGCTCCTCGCAGCCAGGCCACAGGGCACCGGGGTGGGGATGCAACCGGGGGTCCAGGCGGCAGCTCTGCCcccacaggggcaggagggcctTGCTTTCCCTCTGCCTGCCGCTCGCCTCTCCCACCAGGCCTGGGCATCACCCTGGTTCACGCTTAGCTTGCTCCCTCTCCTGCCACGGACAGCACGCAGCTCGTGGCCTTCCTCGCCCTGGTTTGCAAACACAGCACATCCTTCTTGACCTTTGTCCAGAAACTGGCTCAGTTTCTCACGTCCGGATTCCCAGGAAATTAACTGAATTGTCTCAGTTACGTTTTCTAGTTGGGCCCTAGGTCATGAAGATGATGGGCTGTGTGTCAGCTAGGGGCCCAGCCTAGGAGCAGACTGTCAgggcctgggggggggaggggggtgggtcaCTTGGCTCCGACGTCGTGGTTCGGGGACACTGGGAGATAGGTCAGCGCCAAGCTGAAAGGTGAGTTCCTTCTGGAAGAGTAAGGATCAGAATAAAGGACTCCCCTTTGCACACCGGCTGCCTTGGTTTCCATTCTCCGCATTTAATGAAATCTCCTTGTGGCGTCGGGGGCTCGGTGCTTACAGACATAAGCTTTAAGTTTACCTGTAACCCGCTGATACCACAGAAGCAAGTTAGTGGTTTGTCACGTGAGCAAGGGCTCGGGACGGACCCTCTTCCATGGGTCCCGACACCATGGAAATCTGGCCTGTGGCGATGGGCTAGGACGAGGCGCCCCAACCCAGGCAATTGATTCTACGTGACTTGAGCCCACGTTTAAAAAAGACGGGAGAGGAGAAGACAGTGACCTCCGACGTGGACATGGAACCTGCTCAGATGCTTCTGTCAGGGGCACGGGCCGGGGAGCACAGTGGACACGGGCCTTGTGCTGGGGAAAAGAACGGAACTCAGGTCCCATCGGGGACGGAGCAGAGGGTAGGAAAGAAGGAGGTTGGGTTGGACAACGACATAAACAAATGAAGGTCATTTCGGAGGGTGGGGAGcactgcggggggggggcggaaacagaacaggcagagggaggggtgggcgggctggggctggggctggggcagcgACAGATGGGGTGGAAGCCTCCGCCGTCATATTTGAGCGAAGCCTCAGTCAGTGACAAGAACCTCCATCCGTGGGGAGACCGTGGGGGAACCTGGAGGACCAAAGGCCTTGAGAGAGAGGTCGGAGAGGCGGGCCGGATTGGGGACGTTCCCGGAGCATGACTTTGAGAAGCTTGAAGCCTGTTTTAAGGACACTGGAACATGCACACACGCTCAGGAAGCTCTTTGCCCTTGGGAAGGTCTCCCCAGCCACCAGGTGGAGTGGGGtgccagggaggaggctgggccagCGACCCCAGGCAGCAGGTGGTGCTGGAGGGCAGCTGAGCCTGGGGTGGGTGCGGGGAGGATGGGGTGGCTGGGTTCTGGGACAGCCGTAAGCAAAGCCACGGAAGGTTTGGGATCCTTTGATGTCGGTGCCCCCTCCCTGTCCGTTTTTACcattcatcttcttttcttttctttctttctttttgttggtcACTGTTTTGCTTTCTAAATTATTCTTAGTTGTACCTGATCTTTACTTTTTGTCCAATTGTAAGGATTAGTTGGAAAAACCTAAATGATCACCGTGTTAGGCTTCTCCAGAGCAGAATCAAtagtgtgcgtgcgtgtgtgtgtgtgtgtgtagagagagagagaaagaaatgtgggaggagagagagagagggagagtgagtgagaTTTACTTTAAAGAATTGGCTTACACTATGTGGATGGAGGTTTGAGAGATCCGAACTCTGcaggcgggggggcggggcggggcctggcagGTGAACGTTGTAGTTCACGTCGGAAGGCAGGATGCTGGCAGATTTCCTTCCTGctcaagaaaaaggcaattttgTTCCAtccaggccttcaactgattgggtgaggcccacccacattaagGAGGgtgatctgctttactcaaattcaccaatttacttttttctttttactttttaaatgtttatttacatttgagaaagagagagagagagacagaacgagaaggggaggggcagagagagagggagacacagaatctgacgcaggctctgggctctgagctgtccacacagagcctgatgcagggcttgaacccacaaactgtgagatcgtgacctgagccgaagtcggatgcttaaccgactgaaccacccaggcgccccccacaaaTTCACCAATTTGCATGTTAATTGCATTCAAAACACACCTTCACGGAAATATCCAAATATCCATTTGACCAAAACTCTGGGTattgtggcccagtcaagttgacacataaataAACCATTATAATCACCTAAAAGAATTGTTATGGGTTTATATATTGTTGTTTCTGTTTggaataaaacattttctgtttggaataaaaaattttattgtttggaataaaaaacccaaaatattctcGTTATACAAAGTCAGAAAATACAAcgagaaagaaaacaccaaaattaCTATCTATTGTCCATTCCTCTGAGACCACCACTATGAACATGTGGGAGAATGCCTTTTTGGATCTTTCTCATATATTggaataaaatatgttttctttgtttttttacgACACACAGTAGCATAGTGTAACGTCAGTCGTGAAGTACTACAATTTATTTCAGCAAAGATGCTGGATTTTGGATTTCCTCTAGTTGATTCCTTACCGTGGGGCATTTAGGTCGTCCCACCTTTTTCAAACAACACAGAGAGGAAATTTGATGGTTGAAACTGAGTTTACGTGAAAAGGCAAAACCATTAGGCTTTCCTCCTTATTCTGAACAGAGTGCTTAAAAGTGcttaaagatgcaaaaaaaaaaaaaatggttgcaaACTTATCTCAGAGTTCAATAAAATCATCTGTACTCCAAAATTcccacatttttgtcttttcaacCCAGCCTTTGTGTCTCCAGCTGGCTTTCGCTGGGTCGCTTTCAGGGAAACTGCTGAAGTGTGATCGGTGAGAGGGTCCCACCAATGGTGTCCAGCAGAAGAGAGCTCTCTCTGTTTACGAGACTCCGATTTATtagccaatattttaaaattacgaATAAATGAGGTAGTAAATATTGTGGAGGCTGAATTTTTAGTCTTACTTCTTTCTAGAAAGCTCTACTTCTATGAGTACGCCTCACCCAGTGTTAAAAGGGACATgaaaggacgcctgggtggctcagtgggttaagcatctgacgtcggctcaggtcacgatcttgcggtccgtgagttcgagccccacgtcgggctctatgcggacagctcggagcctggagccggcttcggattctgtgtctccctctctctctgcccctccccgcctcgctctcttctttctctctctctcttaaaaataaataaacatttttaaaaaattgaaaaaaaaaaaaaaaaggaggcacgAAGGCGCCCCATCCCGGGCTTGGGGTTTGCTGCTTATTTCCAAACAAAATGTTCTACGTGTTCCTGTTCTTTCCTACGTGTGAATGGTCTGTGCTCTCAGAGAGACATCTCCCCACCGTCTCCTCACTGGGAAGTCGGTTGAACATGTTGTTGACTCTGATTTGCCATAAGGTCGCTCAAGGACTGAAAGGGACTTGAGTTTTGGAGCCTGGGTGTGTGGTCGGGTACTGGGCTGTGGCAGCTCCCGTCCGGCCTCCCCGCTGCCATCTTGTtcccaccgccccaccccccaccttgtgTTCTCTTTGTAGCGGTCGTGGTGACTCACATCTTAGCTCTTAAATCCTTCTGCGAACTTTCCATTGCAATGAGAATGAAATCTACACACCGTCCCATGGGCGACAGGGCCATCAATTACCGGACACACCCCATCTCGCACACATCATCGTGTAGAGTCCTTCTCTTGTTCATTTTGCTTCGGCCACAACCTCTGTTCTGCCCCAGGACATTGGCCCTGCTTTTTCCCCACACGACGGGCTCTTTCCCATTCTATGAACCTCAGTGGGAAATATTTCTTCCTTGGGAGGATTTCTCTGGCACGTTGTCTCCAGTatttcctcctctccatccccaccaCCATGTTGTTTTTTCCCTCATAACACCGTAACCGTCTAGAACGACCTTGCTTAGTTTCCTTTAACGTGTTTACTGTGTGGCCCTCCAATTGGAATCCAAGCTGCATGGAATCTTCCCTGCTCTGCCTTTGGCGCTGGGCACACAGCGGGCAGTCATTAAGTCACGGGACTTCTGTGTCATCAGAACATTGCAGATTCATCagggagtttggaagtttcccccACTATCTCACCCTTGGTGGAAAGGAGTAGACAATTGTGCAACCTCATTTATGGGTCAGAAGTGATCAAACAGGAAGCAGGACTAGACAATACTGTGCAGCAGAGTTGAACTTACCCCTTAATTTCTTATTTCGGGGATTATTAAGAAGTCATGGAGCGTTCTTTCAGGAAAATGTCCCTTAAAAATATACCCAGTTGATTCTCGCTATTTGCAGGGGTTGCGTTCTATGCAGTCGCCATGCACACTAAATTAGTACCTACTGAACCACTACTCCTTGTCTGACACGCGTGTTTTCTCCATACGACACATCCACGATTTCTGTGTTTGGGAGCCCTGGACAGCACTGTAAGGCTACACCTggggggccattttaaacagcaaaatcacccaggaaaaaaaacacaaaaatgagaaaaacatggtCCAAAAAAGAGCAGGAAAAGGGCACTTGTCTACAGCACGACAGCGGAAACAAGAAGGCAGGGCGCTGCCTTGTCTGATCTCCGCTGGGAACGTGGGCACAGGACAACTCAAATCCTCAGTGCACGCGTGTGGCTGACTGCAAAGGAACCCTGAACCTCGGTTCTGGGGTTATAAATAAATTTGAGCAAGTAGGCAAATTGGCAAAAACGGAATCTGCCATGAGGATCAGTTATAAAGGTAAGTCGTCGTAAGCAACGTCGACCTTGGAGTTCCCGCCAAGAACGCCTAAGTTCTGGCTccgtttttttaaatgaagtattatGTGCCTTTGGAGAAACGTTCCTTCTTGTCTCGGACTGAGGGCCGGGAACTGGGAGATTGTGAGTCCAGAAAGCTCTCACCATGGAGGACTCTGTAACTTTTTCTTACTGTGCAGGGAGAAACATTTGGAGCATTGCAAACCCCAGTAGCTCACCCATGGCAAACTGATGCTTTGTTTTCGTGAAGGTCTATGTCCTGGACCAGGATAGCTTGAGCATGGACCTAGAGTTTGGCATTCGGGAGACAACATGCAGGAGAGAATCTGGAGAAGACCCTTCTACCTGTGACTTCCAAAGGGGCTACTACATGGTAAGCGTGGCGGGAAATGCCGTGTCCCAGAAATTAATCTGTGGAAGTGCCTCGCTTCTTCTGTGACCTGGAGCTGTGCCCCGTCACACGGACGCTCTGGCATCCGGCCACACTGGGAGGCACTGACTGTGTCTGTGCTGTGCTCCCTGCGCAGGGGCGCAGTGCGGCTCAGAGGCTGAGAGCTTGAGCTCTGGACTCCATGGTGTTGAGTGATCCTGGCAAATTGTTTAACCCccactgcctcagtttcctgctcttTGAACCGGGTGTAATGATGGTTCCAGGCAAACTGAACACAAAGAGGCCAATCCCAAAGGCAAATTCCAGAGGTGTTTCGAGTTCCATTTTAAACTGATCTAAAAACTGTGTCCTTGGTGTGAGTCACACTATTTTGCAGTTGGCTGTTGTGCAGTATGTCACCTGGCTCTGGTTCTACTGAACCACGGTGTATTCCGTTTTGCATCCCCGGTGGCCAGAACGTGGCCCAACACTTGTTCCCACCCACGGGCAGGTGTCTGGGGCGAGCAGGCCACCACCACCGGGCCAACTCTTGCTGTCCAAAATGTTTGCCTAAAGACATATGAGTTTTCAGGGTTTTGTGAGCTTATGAGTTTGTTACTTTATGAGTTTGTTACTTTATGAGTTTGTTACTTTATGAGTTCATTACTTTATGAGTTTGTTACTTTATGAGTTTGTTACTTTATGACAGGGTCTCTTGGCAATGATGTAAATTCTGAAAAGGGAATCCTTTGTTTCGCGACCTGTTTCATGAGACTTTTCTCTGTGACTGTTGGGCGAAGGACTCAAACCCAAGTGTCAACGCGTCCGCTCCTAACAGACTCTTGAGGCCAAAGGAGAGGAGAACGCAGTCCTTGGgttcttcctgcttccttttgTTCCATTGGGAAACTTCAGGGCAGCTCACTCAGGGCTCACGGGGAGGGGAACACGTGATACCCACATGCCTGACAACACATCTTTAGGTATTTCAGTTGTGTCTGCTTCGCTGCTGGGAGATTTTCGTTTTGGGAACATGAGGTGCCTCTGTGAATTTCCCCTTTCCGTCTGCATCATTCTTTCAGGCGTTACGTTATCACCTGATCTCTGAGATGGGTCCTAACCCTTTCTAGGAGCCGCTGGCCACGGAgctcactgttttcttttccagccGGCAGTTGTTTGCAGAAGCACGGTGCGGATGTCTGCCGAGCAGGTGCGGGACGTGTGGGTTCGCTGCCACTGGTCGTCCAGTTCTGAGTCTAACAGCAGCGAAGAGGTAGGACCAGGGCCTTGGTGTCCCCCGGGACAGCGCCCTGTAGGCTCTGGGTGGGTCTGTGACAAGCAGACCCGTGTGATAGAGTCACTGGAGTATCCCCAGGCAGGGGCAAACACAGCTTTGCTCACTTGGCTGGAGTGtcccctccttctccagcctctctctctttctctctgtttcccagAGAGTTGGAAACAGAGCTTAAAGCAACAACTGGCAAATCGTTAGAGTTTTAGAACTGACTGTGCAGGCCACTGACGCTGTGGTTTagtggagggaaaggggaggggcattTTTGTTGGACTAGAGTTCATTTGGACTAAACCATTTAGCAGCTCTGCGGTCCAGGTCAGGGTACTTAACTCCATGATCGGGCACCTCTTTACCAGCGAGATGCCGGCAGTAAAGGCCATCTGACAGTGCTGAGAGAATTGAGTAAGTTGGTGGACAAGTAAGATCTGGCCCAGCGTCTAGTCCATGAGAGATGCTTGGTGAATGGCGGGCTGGCCCCTCACCCCCGCAACTGCGCTGAAATTGATTTGGTTCCAAGATCTATTTCCCGGGTGTTAGGACAAGTACGAAGGACTTCCTCTTCCAGACTCCACTGAAGCTTACATAAAGTCTGATGTGTTTTTGAGCTGACACACTCACACATCCATGGCCCGGCTAATCCAGAAACGACAAGGACCAAGCACAGCGTTTCACAAGCATTTTGTGCATGTGGATTTTGTGGCTTATATGGGAACAgctggggagagagtgagaagcgAGACAAGCAAGTCCCGGCCCGTGTGGAGTTTGTAGATGAGTAAGGGGGGCTCCGGGCAGCAGGGTTGATCCTGACTACCAGGCAAGCGTTTGGGGGTACATGTTGAGAGGACGGAAGATCGTCCGGGCGCAGGGAGAGCTTCCCTGGGGAACTGACGTTCACATCAAGAATGTCCATCAGGTgttgaggggaggaggaaaagtgATTCCAAGCACAAGGGGACCATCGGGGAGTTCTGTGAAGTGCAAGAGAAGCTGGTGGGTTGGAAGGGACACAAACCATTATGACCGCAATGAGCAAAATACGGGCACAGAGGCACACGGTTGATCTGGAGACAAAGGCAGGATGGACCTCCAGGGTCATGTCTAGGATCCCTGGCCTCATCCTAATGACGACGGGCCTATTGATGGCTGAGAGCAGGTGGGGGCACCAGGGGGCTGACAGGACAGGTGCCAGGGAATGCTAACGGGAGCCGGGAGTTAGTAGTGAGTGTTGAGAAATGGATTCTAGTTCATTCTGTGGCCTTTAACGTGTTGAAATGAATTCAGTAACTGCCCCCCTCCATTTAATCCCTCTTCCACCACTGGTTTGGTAACTCAATTCTGATCGCACGACCCACAGATCTGTTGCAACTTTTTCGTAGCATAGTGGACTGTCGGCTTGTCTTCCCATCTGAGTTTTATAAGAAGACTCTGACATTAAGTTAGGCGAGCCCCTGAAAGAAGCAAGATTTTGAAATAAACCCTCAGGTGGATGTTCTCCAAAGATTAGGAAATCATAAAGAATTAggggcaaattaaaaaaaaaaaagaactccttaTATTCAAGAATTCGTAATtcgaaggaagaaagaaagcagatggaGATTTCAAGCAATTCCTGGAAACTCTGAAGTAGATTTCatatatgaaacagaaaaaaaaaaaaagagaaaacagctgCTAACCATTTTCAGTGAAATAAGCAGTGATATTAGAAACAAAAGGTATGGAAGCCAATtggacgataaatttcatattaaggacagaaaaagaaacataaaagagacGAGACTAGGATGCATTTAGGCATCAAACAAAGAAGTCATTGTTGGAGgtaggaaatagaagaaataaaacaaaaaaaaatcccggagtaatgaaaatgaagatCGTTTGAAAAACAAATGTAGGTTATAGAAAAATTTCCGGGGAAAGGAATATAATGTGAAGAAAGGGTTAAGCCATGGAGAATAAGActgaaaaatccaaaatatgaAGACTAAGGACTTAGATCAAAGGGAAGATATCTCGCAAGGATATGATGAGAGAAACTGTCAATAGTAGAAGTTTGGAGTTTTCCCTTACGAGATTTTAAGAAGTATGAAAGCTGTAAGGACATATGAGGGGAAAAATGTCTCAATTTGCTAACATTCTGCTGTCCTTAGTCAAATGTATATTTGAATTATAGGTAGTTTCTATGATTTCTGGTTGATTTGGAAAGAGAAATCTAGAGAGGACGGAGGGTTCTATGTGCACACGAGTGCACAGTCAACCACTTAATGGTTTAGTCACCGCCCAGAGTGCGGCGCTCATGCCTGTAGGTTGTTGGGGGAACTTGACTTCAGGCAAATCCTGATGTGGAGTAGGTGGGATGAGATTTGCCTAAGGCTTCAGCCAGGAGACCCAGAAACAGTccaaagggagaaactgaggaagaATAACCAGAACGGAATTCTGAGCTCAGGGGACGAGAGGCGACTGTGTTCCGTCGCAAATGATAGAACTTGAACTACAAGTCGCCGAAGCCAAAATGGGTAAGTCCCTGGATCACACTcccagaaaggaaggggaggagttGACCTCATGGACCCGTTCATTTGGGAGTCTTCAATGCCACCTGGGCCggcttctccctcccttccctcccccctctcccccaagccccacccccttcccctctcttccctgcttccctctcctaCTGTGGATGAGCCTTCTCCTTTCAGCAAGGCCACAAGCTGCTCCAGATCCAGATGCTCTAACTTAGGAGGAAGAGGGAGCATTTCTCTCTAGCTCCACTGGACATGCCTCTTGGCATGACTCCCTTTGGCCTGCCTTAGGTCATGTGTGCCCCAGgcctttttttcaagtttatttatttattttgagagagagagagagcgcacaagtcgggaaggagcagagagagagggggggtggtgaagagagagaatcccaaacaggctctgtgctcataacACTTGGTAGTTAATTCCGTGAACCAGAgacatgacatgaactgaaatcaaaagtcggacacttaactgactgagccacccaggtcccctcccttttctttttttttttttcaatgtttatttttgagacagagagagacagagcatgaacgggggagggtcagagagagagggagacacagaatccgaagcaggctccaggctccgagctgtccgcacagagcccgacgcggggctcaaactcacggaccgtgacatcatgacctgagccgaagtcggatgcttaaccgactgagccaccctggagcccccttccttttcttttaataacacCTTTACTGAGTTATAATCCACATAGCATACAACTCACCCTTTTAATGTGTCCAATTAGGTGGCTTTCAGTATATGAACATATACTGAATATAGCCTCCACTATCTAAATCCAGAACATTTGCATCAACTCAAAAAGAAATCTCATCCCCGTTAGCAGCCGTCTCTGTGCTCCCcgttcccccagcccccaacaaCCCCTCATCTGCCTTCTGGGTCtgcagatttgcctattctggccatttcatacaaatggaattatacaacaCGTgtccttttgtaactggcttatcTCACTAAGCATCGTGTTCTGGAGGTTCCTACCTGCTGTAGGATGTATTGGTACTTCGTTCCTTTCTAGTATTAAGATTCTATCGTATGGCTATACTACCTTTGATTACCCATTCAATACTCGATcaacacttgggttatttccgCTGTAATGAACGATGATGCTACGAGTATTCGTGcgcaagtctttgtgtggacgtATGTTATTCAGTGGCTTCATGGAATCTATCTGTGCAAGCCTTTCCCTAACTGAACACATGAGGGGAACTTCATACCCAGAAAACCCCCACATCTGATCTAAATGCAGTCTGTTTGCAAGTTCATAGGAAAGGTGCCATATTTCTGGTCCCCCACATTTGGGAGCACGTTCTGAGTCCAGTGGAAACTTTTCAGGCGATTTAAACATCGTGTGATTTGTTCTTCCCCATGTGCTTTCCTAGACACACGTTTGACACCACATAAAGTTATTTAATACAATACATTGccttatttcattaaaaatgaattacgTAATACCTAAGAATCTTCCtgataatatttgcattttttacaatgtcttttttccccctctttcacGTGCTGATCTATCCTGATGCCGAAATTGACTCAGATGGGTTTTGGGGACATATTGGGATCGTCTACATGGAGAAATCTGTACCTACCTGGTAAGTTGAGAtctgttctttttaatgtgtttgttttttcttttttttaaatttttttttcaacgtttatttatttttgggacagacagagacagagcatgaatgggcgaggggcagagagagagggagacacagaatcggaaacaggctccaggctctgagccatcagcccagagcctgacgcggggctcgaactcgcggaccgcgagattgtgacctgagctgaagtcaaacgcttaaccgactgagccacccaggcgcccctc belongs to Felis catus isolate Fca126 chromosome C1, F.catus_Fca126_mat1.0, whole genome shotgun sequence and includes:
- the SPP2 gene encoding secreted phosphoprotein 24, translating into METKMPILLVLGVNFLSCAGFPVYDYDPSSLREALSASVAKVNAQSLSPYLFRAFRGSIKRVYVLDQDSLSMDLEFGIRETTCRRESGEDPSTCDFQRGYYMPAVVCRSTVRMSAEQVRDVWVRCHWSSSSESNSSEEMGFGDILGSSTWRNLYLPGLSPDKSRSERSERSLESLRRIFPPGNRGYPYKGHRTRTNAGFE